A stretch of DNA from Angustibacter sp. Root456:
GAACCGCCCGGCCCGCGTCATTCGACGCGGGCCGGGCGGCTGCGTGGGTGTCGTCTGATCAGTGGTGCTTGCCCGACAGCAGCGCCAGCGGCTTCACCCCGCCGGCGCGGTCACCGGCGTGACCCAGGTGCGGCAGGTTCCAGTTGTCCTCGATGCTCGTGAGCAGCGAGTAGTGGTTGTACTCGGTGTGGTCGACCGTGCCGGGCTTGACCATCGGGGAGACGACGATGGCGGGGATGAGGCCACCGCCGTAGGTGCCACCGGGCCAGTCCGCGCTGACCCGCGCGTCACCCTTGGCGACGTACGGCGAGTCGCAGCAGCCGTCAGCGTTCTCCCAGCCGCCGTTGGTCTCGTTGCCGGTGTAGTCGTTCTCGTCGGTGACGATGACGATCGCGGAGTGCTTGGTCCAGGCCCTCGACGACATGATCGTCGTGACCGCACCCTTCACGAACGCGTCGGCCTTGTGCTTCAGCGCCGCGTCGTTCTCGTCGTCCTTGGCGCTGCCGTAGGGGCAGGGCGTCTCCGGGTGCCCATCCACCTTGTCGTAGACGCCACCGTGCATGTCGTTGCACTGGTTGGGCGAGATCCACACGAACTGCGGGGCGTGCTTGCTGTTGAGGTCGGTCGCCAGCGCGCTGTAGTCCTTGACCTTCGCCATCCGCGCCGGGTCGTTCTTGACCGAGTCGAACAGCACGAACGGGTTGTGCTTCTTGGCGTACAGCGAGATCAACGACCCGTCGGCGCGAGCGGGGCCGAAGCGGGCCGTCTTGTCGGCCGGCAGGTCCTCCATGTAGGCGCCCCAGCCGATGTGGCGGGCCTCGAGCTGGTCGACCAGGTTGACGCGGTCGAGGTTCACGACGTTCTCGTCGTGGTCGTCCTGGATCCCGAAGTTGTCCCCCGCGATGGCGGCGATGTAGTTCGGCATCGACGGGTGGGTGACGCCGTAGTACTGGTCGGCCATCGCGTAGTCGTGGGCGAGTGAAGTGATGT
This window harbors:
- a CDS encoding alkaline phosphatase family protein; amino-acid sequence: MHLRHRALSVAALATAAALAVSANAAASSSHGRDDDHGREHQQRLDHIYVLMLENHSQSSVIDDANAPYITSLAHDYAMADQYYGVTHPSMPNYIAAIAGDNFGIQDDHDENVVNLDRVNLVDQLEARHIGWGAYMEDLPADKTARFGPARADGSLISLYAKKHNPFVLFDSVKNDPARMAKVKDYSALATDLNSKHAPQFVWISPNQCNDMHGGVYDKVDGHPETPCPYGSAKDDENDAALKHKADAFVKGAVTTIMSSRAWTKHSAIVIVTDENDYTGNETNGGWENADGCCDSPYVAKGDARVSADWPGGTYGGGLIPAIVVSPMVKPGTVDHTEYNHYSLLTSIEDNWNLPHLGHAGDRAGGVKPLALLSGKHH